A part of Liolophura sinensis isolate JHLJ2023 chromosome 1, CUHK_Ljap_v2, whole genome shotgun sequence genomic DNA contains:
- the LOC135471927 gene encoding chromosome-associated kinesin KIF4A-like, which translates to MPEENKVIPVRVAVRCRPLIEKELSEGCQECLQFMQDEPQLVIGKNKAFTYDYVFKPKDSQELVYDQSVKSLVKNVFKGYNGTVLAYGQTGSGKTFTMGGGYQDSLSGDEFMMGVIPRVVRDLFKGIEDKDGFQFDVRVSYLEIYNEELIDLLTSAAKRDPIVIREDTGGGIKLQGMQEVGVNSYLETMQLLENGSRSRTTGATAMNNTSSRSHAIFTIHIDQRKLDDDNDLCHVKFHLVDLAGSERAKRTKAEGERFKEGISINKGLLALGNVISALGDDTEKRNHIPYRDSKLTRILQDALGGNSHTVMVACISPADSNMEETLNTLRYADRARKIKNKPIVNRDPQAAEILRLKQVVQQLRLQLIGQGGVMSLPGGDDVGVNTSSSTQSGSEDYKNLLEKNKKLMEENNKLSKELQNSVDQSTRMCERVIALEASRDKLKSRIQELKQHSGLDLEVLSSSIDGTSNPEARQQLDKIKTLTDNLKSVEDVDTPDSGDVPNTPQSNAISTQYALRQAMLGRELQELNRLLEKKQELAKQMSNNEDKMESMRMQYENTTKSLENEIANLQKEKDELHELLENAKTNSTAHKVSEQRRKRLQELEQQMSGLKKKLTEQGKIVKLKSQSDKQVTKLNLDIQGLKQQRVKLMKQMKEDAEHFRKWKQQKDKEVLQLMQKDRKRQCEIAKLQHVNERQQTVLKRKAEEAAAANRRLKEAIAKHKDVMNERSKKLEKYDNSNIGNRVRQWLNHELEVRVSVREAKYHLDSLLKDRKTLTGQLRHLEEMLDEGPTKKRCQSLCHHQPHGPNTYVQNRMAWTGKGDSFEKSLEIEDIQKHIETLKQEIGLRNAQITDLQDKIVDAEHERKEKDTYSNIHTMVEAKCAMKFLLEQAVGARADIGVAKGELNDVKDNYNNISQVTTKYEEDLKQARQQHERQMTEMQTRYENKILFLLRQAKPHEEAKANISQDEKTRQLIEFQGREIEKLSELHDKLEKKTEECERLQKELSLAAYHDRRVSFLPNITSPGGSPFVAMKKDPESTLNTTFSMADKDTTISNEEEQKSSVRTRRQTKKKRQVLSAVQPDELNSSEEFTDSSSFKKSADDSEDSILGGIKKRRRLLNLHSGSFFSPLVD; encoded by the exons GATACAATGGTACAGTGTTGGCATACGGTCAGACGGGCAGTGGTAAGACATTCACAATGGGTGGCGGTTATCAAGACTCCCTGAGTGGGGATGAATTCATGATGGGGGTTATCCCCAGAGTTGTAAGGGATCTCTTCAAGGGGATAGAAGACAAGGATGGATTTCAGTTTGATGTCCGAGTGTCGTATTTAGAG ATATATAATGAGGAATTGATAGATCTTCTGACCTCAGCTGCCAAGAGAGATCCCATTGTGATCAGGGAGGACACTGGAGGAGGGATAAAG CTGCAGGGAATGCAAGAGGTAGGGGTAAACTCCTACCTGGAGACAATGCAGCTTCTGGAGAATGGATCCCGAAGTCGAACAACAGGGGCAACAGCAATGAACAACACGTCCAGTCGTTCCCATGCCATCTTTACCATTCATATAGATCAGCGAAAACTAGATGATGA CAATGATCTCTGTCATGTGAAGTTTCATCTGGTTGATTTGGCTGGCTCAGAACGTGCCAAAAGGACCAAAGCTGAAGGGGAGCGCTTCAAAGAGGGCATCAGTATTAACAAAGGTTTACTCGCCTTGGGCAATGTGATTAGTGCTCTGGGGGATGACACAGAGAAGAGAAACCACATTCCATACAGAGATTCTAAGCTGACAAGAATACTACAAG ATGCATTGGGTGGGAACAGTCATACTGTGATGGTGGCCTGTATCAGTCCTGCGGACTCTAACATGGAAGAGACACTGAACACACTGAGGTATGCGGACAGAGCCAGGAAGATCAAGAACAAGCCCATAGTCAACCGAGATCCTCAGGCTGCAGAGATCCTCAGGCTCAAACAAGTG GTTCAGCAGCTACGTTTGCAGCTGATTGGTCAAGGTGGTGTAATGTCATTACCTGGTGGAGATGATGTGGGAGTGAACACTAG TTCAAGTACTCAGTCAGGCTCGGAAGATTACAAAAACCTCTTGGAGAAGAATAAAAAGCTGATGGAAGAGAACAATAAACTAAGTAAGGAGCTGCAGAACTCAGTAGACCAGAGCACACGCATGTGTGAGCGAGTGATCGCGTTAGAGGCGAGCCGCGACAAGCTCAAGTCCAGGATTCAGGAGCTTAAACAACACTCAGG GCTTGATTTGGAGGTTTTGAGCTCAAGTATTGATGGCACGTCAAACCCTGAGGCCAGACAGCAGCTGGACAAGATCAAAACTCTCACAGATAACCTCAAAAGTGTCGAG GATGTAGATACCCCAGACAGTGGTGATGTACCCAACACTCCCCAGTCTAATGCCATTAGTACCCAGTATGCCCTGCGTCAAGCCATGCTGGGCAGGGAGTTGCAGGAACTGAATCGACTGTTAGAGAAGAAACAAGAGCTTGCTAAGCAGATGTCTAATAACGAAGATAAGATGGAGTCAATGAGAATGCAGTATGAG AACACGACTAAGTCTCTGGAAAATGAGATTGCCAACCTCCAGAAGGAAAAGGACGAACTTCACGAATTGCTGGAGAATGCCAAAACTAACTCTACCGCCCATAA AGTGAGTGAACAGAGGAGGAAGCGGTTGCAGGAGCTGGAGCAGCAAATGTCCGGTCTCAAGAAAAAACTCACAGAACAAGGCAAAATTGTCAAGCTGAAAAGCCAGAGTGACAAACAAGTGACAAAACTCAACCTGGACATACAG GGATTGAAACAGCAGAGAGTGAAATTGATGAAGCAGATGAAGGAAGATGCTGAACATTTCAGAAAGTGGAAACAGCAGAAGGATAAAGAAGTATTACAGTTGATGCAGAAG gacCGAAAACGCCAGTGTGAAATTGCCAAATTGCAACATGTGAATGAGCGCCAGCAGACTGTCCTGAAGCGTAAGGCTGAGGAG GCAGCAGCTGCTAACAGAAGACTGAAGGAAGCCATCGCTAAACACAAAGATGTCATGAATGAGAGATCAAAGAAACTAGAGAAATATGACAACTCAAACATTGGTAACAGGGTTCGA CAATGGTTGAACCATGAGTTAGAGGTGCGTGTCAGTGTAAGGGAGGCCAAGTATCACCTAGACAGCTTACTGAAGGACCGTAAGACACTGACCGGTCAGCTCAGACACCTGGAGGAAATGCTGGATGAGGGCCCCACCAAGAAG CGCTGCCAGTCACTTTGTCACCACCAACCACACGGGCCAAACACATATGTTCAAAAT AGGATGGCCTGGACTGGAAAAGGAGACTCAtttgaaaaaagtttggaaataGAAGATATCCAAAAACACATAGAAACATTAAAACAGGAGATAGGACTAAG gAATGCCCAGATCACAGATCTGCAGGACAAAATAGTTGATGCGGAGCATG AACGCAAAGAAAAAGACACCTACAGTAATATTCACACAATGGTCGAGGCTAAATGTGCTATGAAATTCCTGCTTGAACAG GCAGTGGGTGCTCGTGCTGATATTGGTGTAGCCAAGGGAGAGCTGAATGATGTCAAGgacaactacaacaacatctCCCAAGTGACCACAAAGTATGAGGAGGACTTGAAACAGGCCAGGCAGCAGCATGAGCGACAGATGACAGAGATGCAGACTAGATACGAGAACAAG ATTCTGTTCTTGTTACGTCAAGCCAAGCCACATGAAGAAGCAAAGGCCAATATATCTCAGGATGAGAAAACACGACAGCTGATAGAGTTCCAG gGCAGAGAAATTGAGAAGTTGAGTGAACTTCATGACAAGCTTGAGAAAAAGACTGAGGAGTGTGAGAGACTGCAGAAA GAACTGTCATTAGCGGCTTATCATGACAGGAGGGTGTCCTTCTTGCCCAACATCACTTCCCCAGGGGGATCCCCCTTTGTAGCTATGaag AAGGACCCAGAGAGCACACTGAACACCACTTTCTCCATGGCTGATAAGGACACGACTATCAGTAATGAGGAGGAGCAGAAAAGCTCCGTCAGAACTCGCCGGCAGACAAAGAAGAAACGTCAGGTATTGTCCGCTGTACAACCTGATGAATTAAACAGTTCAGAAGAGTTTACAGATTCGTCTTCCTTCAAAAAATCGGCAGATGACAGTGAAGATTCTATACTTGGTGGCATCAAGAAAAGACGCAGATTGCTGAATCTTCACTCAGGCAGCTTCTTCAGTCCTCTGGTGGACTGA